In Tenebrio molitor chromosome 1, icTenMoli1.1, whole genome shotgun sequence, the sequence cacacCGATCAGGGTAACAACACATTTccaaatttcattttgaattaaaagttACTCAACATAAAGTCAATCAGTAGTTTTGCAAACTGTTTTAACTGTCTCGAACAGACTATTTAAATACCTGCCACATGATTTCAATTGGATGTAAATCAGGAACTGTCAAGTTCATTAAATAATATCTATCTTTTTCTATTAGGCTATTCAGCCAGTTTTGTTTTGTCCTCTTTCTAAGCAttaactttaaaaatttacCATAAATCTTTCtatggacaaataaaatataagcaacgtttctatttttattttaactgttaAAATCCACTTCAAGGCTTTTGTGACGGAATTACTTTGAACCAATTGAAaagttttcagtttttctttCAACACATTTGTGCTTCGGTTGAAGTcgtattatttattgtaagCTTGGTTTCCTAATATTGATCCAGTCAAAACATGTCAAACAAACTTGTACTATTTGCAACAGCTGCCACCAAGTTAGTTTACTATTGCATGTTTATTTAGAAGTTTTGATCTGTAAACGTATCAATATTGATTCAAATAAACAACATTCACTTACCCAATACTCCTTTCATCATTCTAAAATGCTAGTGTCCAAGTTTGTTTACGATTCTGTTTCTGTattaaagattttttctattttgctaaTCAGAAAAGAAATACACTTGGAAGTTTATGAaaccaacaaaaaatcaaaatacaaatttgcACAAGCAGAATAcgaatcatttaaaattcagaGTTTGCTGGTAATGATCTTAATACATtgtttacatcaaaacattttaattcttTGTCTGAACGATCCGTTTTCCCTcaccaaaatgtttttttgactTCCTTAACTGATAAACACACCATTACTTTAGGTATTTTCTAGCGCTCCAACAAATGAGGctctcggcttcgcctcgagcctgaaacctagttgtCGCGCTGGAAAATACACCTACCGTAAATAACTGTTCCGAAACGATTCAGATACCTCActgtgtattaattttaaaaattaactaatttttttctactctTTTACTAATCACTTTGTCTCAATGCCacacttatttattattacaacctTCGACCTAATAATCCCTTGATGAAATCTAACTGCGTGGCGAATCAGACAAATCTTCTGCAGTTGCGAACAGTCAAGGACGACTTAATTTATTTGACTCATCGCTTTTTTATacgggtgtaacagaaataagtacattaattttaaccagtaagACAACTCGTCAtgataaacaatttttctatgtaCCATTTTTTCTAAATCGGCAATTTTGTTTAGCATTTACCCCTCCCCCCCCCTTAAATTAACGAGGCGCTTGTGTAAACCTTCTACGCACAGGTTCTAATAATAACGGGCAGTATTTTGATTTCGTAAAAATGCTTAGAAACGGTCGTCACATTTATAGTCACTTCTGATCTCCAGTGGCGGGTAgcgaaatttttggaaaattttaaacaattttaactcaAAAACGGAAAATATTTATCCCAATTATGCATTCATTTTAACTCATTAACGAgaacatttacgaaaaaaaaaaatatttagaaaagttgttactctgatgaattttattaccagttaaaattaatgtacttatttctgttacacgctGTATATAGAATGTTTGTCTGGACAAATATTATTGTTATCGATTGAGTTTCCCCACAAAGTCCTTTTAATCCTCCTGGAAAGCCTGTCATGcagaacatttaaatttaaaatagggaAAGACCTCTGTATTGTCGGTACGTTTACTACAGTACTTACTCGTActataaataaacattaaaataaaattcgcagtgttattttattacataaacTCTGTTAAGTATCTCGGCCGATATATCGCCCAATGAAAGTCCACACATCCTCTGGTACCACTGTGGACTGTGGTACTGATCAAAAGAATCATGTGCGTATCATCTTTCACTGTCGCTGATCAGTTCATTTTTGTCGCTCATCATGGCACCTACTTTGTACATGATACACAGCAGCCCCTCCGTGACGGCAGTACTGATCACGGTCAATGCTATTGGTTTGAAgttaaaagagaaaaatttgACTTGAGCCAAAAcgattatacatattttatattgccatgttttttgcaatcttcattttttcttgaaattgATTCccctttaaatttattttgttcggtACCTCCCTAGTATCTATCTAGTTACCAATGGGTGAAgctttctctttcgttcacttcactttcgctcactgtttttcactcactggttttcattcacgcgtaaatttttccaattctttctgataacgtaattttgattttttaggcaacatttCATATCTCGCGGCACTTCTTtcttccaggacatcatcaggaCTATTTATCATCCATTTACACGatttccacaacgtgcacacaaccactttattgacgttacagaactttttttattttgtattttatttttttctatagccacagatccgtccaaaaatgtgatttatttttgtttaaaattttgaatacgaAGTTACAGACTCGCTTTCTAAGGAGGTatcaaacaaaaccaaataaagcACTCGAGAGTAGAGCTGCTTTCGTTCACCTGAATTGCATCGTCCACTCAGATTCGCCTCGTGGACGAACACGCAATTCGCATGAACGAAAACTTTGCCTTTCTCGCTGTAAACaattatttgtatttgtttgtttGGTGAGTCAGCaccaaagaaaaatattagaaAGAAATTAAgcagaaattatttaaagcaaaatgatGAAATAAGTTAGGGGTAAGATAAAGGATATCATTTCATATAAAAAAGAAAGgagaaataaattacaaatataTTTAAGCACAGCACAGAAGATTAAAATCGGAAAGACAATGCGTAGAAGACGATGAAAGGAGAACcgacaaaataaaatgaagcaaactgaaaataaatatgaagCAAGTTAACAATAATGaactttttaatatttgatatactcgtatttatgcaacgaattcagattattttgttgatattaattattagataatgtttattttacacattttggcttattttattttgtatttttttcaaggATCAGTAGGTCAACAAACAAACTAACTTTAAATAAGATAACAAAGCTGAGATAACTCGCTTATCAACGAAGAAAAATTGACGAAATTTCACTGAAGGACAACCGAATCCAATTGTACTCATATGATGATTTGTGTTtatgcaaaattaaattaataacatttacTATATCAAGCGATCTCATTTCGTAGTCGGCAACTTGGCGACATCTTTAACAGCAAGCTGTAGTGTAGTGTATCGCTTGTACATCTTGTAGAAAATGTGCTAGATGTGTCTGTTTGTGGAACAATCATAAAAGGAGTAAGAAACGCTATTTTTACAGTCATATCGTTAGTTCCTTTCCAGGCCAATGAAAAAAGTTTAAGTTTTTTGAaccattttcaacatttaatGGGTGCAGTTTATGCAAGCTTATCGCTGCAGTAAACTATTCTTCCCCAATTATTTACGTAAATGCTTTCGTATCTAcgcaacataaataacaactGAAACACATCGATCTTGATGACTCCACCTCTTCTACTAATCCAACAAACTATAAGTAAGTCCACACTTACAAACTCTGCATAACAGTTTTCTCCCGTGTTTTAGACAGCAAACATGGCTCCTACTGTGTACCTCATTTACCCCAGCCCCCCCTGTCGCGCCGTCCTGATCACCGCCAAAGCCATCGGCCTCAACCTtgcagaaaaagaaatcaaGCTTCTGGAGGGCGAACACCTGCAACCCCCATACCTCAAAGTAAAACTTCCCGCTCACTCTCtcccaaatattttttattttgcttccAGTTGAATCCCCAACACACCGTTCCCACTCTTGTCGACGACGACGGATTCACCCTCTGGGACAGCCACGCTATCATGGTCTACTTGGTGTCGAAATACGCCAAAAATGACGCTCTCTACCCCAAAGACTTGAAGAAACGGGCGCTGATCGACCAACGTCTTCACTTTGACTCGGGGGTGGTTTTTGCCCAGTTGAGACGAATCGTGGTAAGTTTCTTTCAAAACTGAGCGGTCTCAGCTGAGAAAGAGTTGCAGCGACCCATCCTTCACGGGGAAAAGAATT encodes:
- the LOC138122338 gene encoding glutathione S-transferase 1-1-like translates to MAPTVYLIYPSPPCRAVLITAKAIGLNLAEKEIKLLEGEHLQPPYLKLNPQHTVPTLVDDDGFTLWDSHAIMVYLVSKYAKNDALYPKDLKKRALIDQRLHFDSGVVFAQLRRIVRPILHGEKNCIDQKDKDGVFEAYAFLEEFLDGKKWVAGDAVSIADYSLISSVNSLNALIPIDPKKYPRVSAWFKRCEELPEYEANGMGLEGFTTYFENKLAQV